From Schaalia sp. ZJ405, one genomic window encodes:
- a CDS encoding amino acid ABC transporter permease, whose translation MSLSLVDVFPDLLHGLLVSLQLTAVSSLVGVILGFLAALAVGSRSRILAAIVVVLVEVGRGTPVIVMLQLVYFGLPQAGLTLDALPAAWVALSATTAAYSSEILRGAMDAVPIRQREAARALGMSRRHVLCDVVIPQAATTAAAPLLGFLVQMFQATSLAFALSVPELLSRAYDIGTRTFHFLPALSAAGVLYAFVCIPLMHVVRRLEGKNTANRLRVAVATK comes from the coding sequence ATGAGCCTCAGCCTCGTCGATGTATTTCCAGATCTTCTCCACGGACTGCTTGTCTCCCTCCAACTGACTGCCGTCTCATCCCTCGTTGGCGTGATTCTTGGGTTCCTTGCGGCCTTAGCGGTGGGTTCGCGTTCGCGCATCCTCGCGGCAATTGTCGTGGTTCTCGTTGAAGTTGGAAGAGGGACACCGGTGATTGTCATGCTCCAGCTGGTGTATTTTGGCCTCCCTCAGGCCGGACTCACTCTGGACGCGCTGCCGGCTGCATGGGTTGCGCTCAGCGCAACGACGGCGGCGTACTCCTCCGAGATTTTGCGTGGAGCGATGGATGCAGTGCCGATTCGACAACGTGAGGCGGCACGCGCCTTGGGAATGAGTCGTCGCCACGTGCTCTGCGATGTCGTAATCCCCCAAGCGGCCACAACGGCGGCAGCACCTCTCCTTGGGTTTCTCGTCCAAATGTTCCAGGCGACGTCGCTGGCTTTTGCACTCTCAGTCCCAGAGCTTCTCTCACGTGCGTACGACATTGGAACGCGGACCTTTCACTTCCTTCCCGCACTGTCAGCAGCCGGGGTGCTCTACGCGTTCGTCTGCATTCCTCTGATGCATGTGGTTCGCCGCCTCGAAGGGAAAAACACAGCGAACCGTCTGCGTGTCGCTGTTGCAACGAAATGA
- a CDS encoding L-2-amino-thiazoline-4-carboxylic acid hydrolase, protein MSAHTNGIGDVPILVKREIEARALAPVYRAIVRELGEERARAILSEAVRELAIAEGAAFADRVDGQTSMRTFIDIQDLWTADNALTHDVLTADDEHYDYKVTHCAYADMYERLGLRDLGTILSCQRDYEFIEGYDDDIVLDRSPSIMMGNDHCLFRYRLRSDDGDAESTTEAD, encoded by the coding sequence ATGTCTGCACACACGAATGGCATCGGCGATGTCCCGATCCTTGTCAAAAGAGAGATTGAGGCGCGTGCGCTCGCCCCGGTGTATCGCGCAATAGTTCGTGAACTCGGCGAGGAACGTGCCCGAGCAATCCTCTCCGAGGCCGTCCGGGAGCTTGCCATTGCCGAGGGAGCTGCGTTCGCTGATCGGGTGGATGGACAGACATCAATGCGGACGTTCATCGACATTCAGGACCTGTGGACCGCGGATAACGCCCTGACTCACGATGTGCTGACCGCCGATGATGAGCACTACGACTACAAGGTCACTCACTGCGCCTACGCAGACATGTACGAGCGTCTGGGTCTACGTGACTTAGGGACGATCCTTTCGTGCCAGCGTGACTATGAGTTCATCGAAGGATATGACGACGATATCGTGTTGGATCGCTCGCCCTCGATCATGATGGGAAACGATCACTGCTTGTTTAGGTATCGCCTCAGGTCAGATGATGGTGACGCGGAGTCAACCACCGAAGCTGACTAA